A portion of the Avibacterium sp. 20-132 genome contains these proteins:
- the rsxC gene encoding electron transport complex subunit RsxC, which produces MADVLTHFNSGRLWDFAGGIHPPEMKSQSNHVPIRPAALVETYYVPVKQHAGNAGNLLVKEGDKVLKGQPLTLGEGLRNLPVHAPTSGIVTAITPYIAAHPSGLPELTIQIQADGKDQWRTQHPIEDFLTQTPEQLIEKIYHAGIAGLGGAVFPTAAKIQSAENKVKLLIINGAECEPYITCDDRLMQDYPNEIIEGIRILRYILSPEKVVIAIEDNKPNAVKALKHALKGANDIEIRVIPTKYPSGAAKQLIQVLTGIEVPSGQRSSSIGVLMHNVGTAFAIKRAVINDEPLIERVVTLTGDKIPRKGNLWVRLGTPISALLQQVGYQYDGRFPVFMGGPMMGFILPNLSAPVTKITNCLLAPDHFEYAEPEPEQACIRCSACSDACPVHLMPQQLYWFARSEDHQKSEQYALQDCIECGLCAYVCPSHIPLIQYFRQEKAKIWEIKEQAQKSHEAKLRFEARQARLEKEEQARKARTQRAAEARREEIAKQNGIDPVQAALARLKAKKQTDNETPNVKTFVDEKGQLQPDNSDIMAQRKARRLARQQAEQERAASENQMQENPQNTNSAENLTVDPKKAAIAAALARAKARKQASIHNAQPENAKANTTENSTQTNSGSAIENRENSTSAQGVIENRENATAIQSAVEKTQENPTALDPKKAAIAAAIARAKAKKQAQNGTPQSSHSTQPLVEEQGTVESEHRESVLENHESSTATQNAVENRESSTVIQSAVEKTQENPTALDPKKAAIAAAIARAKAKKQAQNGTPQSAHATQPLIEEQGAVESEYRQSAIENRENATAIQSAVEKTQENPTALDPKKAAIAAAIARAKAKKQAQNGTAQSAHAMQPLVEEQGAVESEHRESALENHESSTATQNAVENRENATTIQSAVEKTQENPTTLDPKKAAIAAAIARAKAKKQAQNGTAQSAHATLPLVEGQGAVKSEHRESAIENREASTAAQGVIENRENATAIQSAVEKTQENPTALDPKKAAITAAIARAKAKKQAKENQSKEKE; this is translated from the coding sequence ATGGCTGATGTATTAACCCATTTTAATTCTGGAAGATTATGGGATTTCGCAGGAGGAATTCATCCGCCTGAAATGAAATCACAATCTAATCACGTCCCAATTCGCCCAGCGGCGTTGGTAGAAACCTACTATGTACCTGTTAAACAGCACGCAGGCAATGCGGGAAATCTGTTGGTAAAAGAAGGAGATAAGGTGCTAAAAGGCCAGCCATTAACCTTAGGTGAAGGCTTGCGTAATCTGCCCGTACACGCCCCAACTTCAGGCATTGTTACGGCCATTACCCCTTATATTGCCGCTCACCCTTCTGGCTTACCTGAGCTAACCATTCAAATTCAGGCAGACGGTAAAGACCAATGGCGTACACAACACCCGATTGAGGATTTTCTCACCCAAACGCCAGAACAGCTTATCGAAAAAATTTATCACGCCGGCATTGCGGGGTTAGGCGGTGCCGTGTTCCCTACTGCGGCTAAAATTCAATCGGCAGAAAATAAAGTAAAACTGCTGATTATCAATGGTGCAGAATGTGAACCTTATATCACCTGTGATGATCGGCTAATGCAAGATTATCCTAACGAGATCATCGAAGGAATACGGATCTTACGCTATATTTTAAGCCCCGAAAAAGTGGTCATCGCCATTGAGGACAATAAACCCAACGCCGTAAAAGCCCTTAAACACGCTTTAAAAGGGGCAAATGATATTGAAATTCGTGTTATTCCCACAAAATATCCTTCTGGTGCGGCAAAACAGCTTATTCAAGTGCTAACCGGCATTGAAGTACCAAGCGGACAGCGTTCTTCCAGCATTGGCGTACTAATGCACAATGTTGGCACCGCTTTTGCGATCAAAAGAGCGGTGATAAATGACGAACCTTTAATTGAACGTGTGGTAACGCTAACAGGTGATAAAATCCCCCGCAAAGGTAATTTATGGGTACGCTTGGGAACACCTATTTCTGCACTATTACAACAAGTCGGCTACCAATATGATGGGCGTTTTCCCGTGTTTATGGGCGGACCTATGATGGGCTTTATTTTGCCAAATCTCAGCGCGCCAGTTACAAAAATCACCAACTGCTTGCTTGCGCCTGATCATTTTGAGTATGCCGAACCCGAACCTGAACAAGCTTGTATTCGCTGTTCTGCCTGCTCTGATGCTTGTCCTGTGCATTTAATGCCACAGCAACTCTATTGGTTTGCACGCAGTGAAGATCATCAAAAATCAGAACAATATGCCCTGCAAGATTGTATCGAATGTGGCTTGTGTGCCTATGTTTGCCCAAGCCACATTCCGCTTATCCAATATTTCCGTCAAGAAAAAGCAAAAATTTGGGAAATCAAAGAACAAGCACAAAAATCCCACGAAGCCAAACTACGCTTTGAAGCGCGCCAAGCACGTTTAGAGAAAGAAGAACAAGCCCGCAAAGCGCGTACCCAACGAGCTGCCGAAGCGCGTCGTGAAGAAATCGCAAAACAAAACGGCATAGATCCTGTTCAAGCGGCATTAGCGCGCCTAAAAGCTAAAAAACAAACGGACAACGAAACTCCAAATGTAAAAACCTTTGTGGATGAAAAAGGTCAGCTTCAACCAGATAATTCCGATATTATGGCGCAACGCAAAGCTCGTCGCTTAGCTCGCCAACAAGCAGAACAAGAACGTGCTGCATCAGAAAATCAAATGCAAGAAAATCCACAGAACACAAATTCTGCGGAAAATCTCACAGTTGATCCCAAAAAAGCCGCTATTGCTGCCGCACTCGCACGAGCCAAAGCAAGAAAACAAGCCTCAATCCATAATGCACAACCTGAAAACGCAAAAGCCAACACCACAGAAAATTCAACTCAAACAAATAGTGGAAGTGCGATAGAAAACCGCGAAAACTCAACGTCAGCACAAGGTGTGATTGAAAACCGCGAAAACGCAACGGCAATACAAAGTGCGGTTGAAAAAACGCAAGAAAATCCCACCGCACTTGATCCGAAAAAAGCCGCTATTGCGGCGGCTATTGCACGGGCAAAAGCGAAGAAACAGGCACAGAATGGCACGCCACAATCTTCCCACTCAACACAACCACTTGTTGAAGAACAAGGGACTGTGGAAAGCGAACACCGCGAAAGTGTGTTAGAAAACCACGAAAGCTCAACGGCAACACAGAATGCGGTTGAAAACCGCGAAAGCTCAACAGTAATACAAAGTGCGGTTGAAAAAACGCAAGAAAATCCCACCGCACTTGATCCGAAAAAAGCGGCTATTGCGGCGGCTATTGCACGGGCAAAAGCGAAGAAACAGGCACAGAATGGCACGCCACAATCTGCCCACGCGACGCAGCCACTTATTGAAGAACAAGGGGCTGTGGAAAGTGAATACCGCCAAAGTGCGATTGAAAACCGCGAAAACGCAACGGCAATACAAAGTGCGGTTGAAAAAACGCAAGAAAATCCCACCGCACTTGATCCGAAAAAAGCCGCTATTGCGGCGGCTATTGCACGGGCAAAAGCGAAGAAACAAGCGCAGAATGGCACGGCACAATCTGCCCACGCAATGCAGCCACTTGTTGAAGAACAAGGTGCTGTGGAAAGCGAACACCGCGAAAGTGCGTTAGAAAACCACGAAAGCTCAACGGCAACACAGAATGCGGTTGAAAACCGCGAAAACGCAACGACAATACAAAGTGCGGTTGAAAAAACGCAAGAAAATCCCACCACACTTGATCCGAAAAAAGCCGCTATTGCGGCGGCTATTGCACGAGCAAAAGCGAAGAAACAGGCACAGAATGGCACGGCACAATCTGCCCACGCAACGCTGCCACTTGTTGAAGGACAAGGGGCTGTGAAAAGTGAACACCGCGAAAGTGCGATAGAAAACCGCGAAGCCTCAACGGCAGCACAAGGCGTGATAGAAAATCGCGAAAACGCAACGGCAATACAAAGTGCGGTTGAAAAAACGCAAGAAAATCCCACCGCACTTGATCCGAAAAAAGCGGCTATTACGGCGGCTATTGCACGGGCAAAAGCGAAGAAACAAGCAAAAGAAAATCAATCCAAGGAAAAAGAATAA
- the rsxB gene encoding electron transport complex subunit RsxB, with amino-acid sequence MTTLYYVLLAISVLALIFGAILGLASIKLKVQADPIVEKIDALLPQSQCGQCGYPGCKPYAEAIAQGDVITKCIPGGQPLVVKIADLLGVDVPATEFDEEDNAAKVALIHEAMCIGCTKCIQACPVDAIIGTNKAMHTVIPDLCTGCELCVAPCPTDCISMIKIEQDIDHWDWKFDPSLTIPVLNITANRNSKNQGAEK; translated from the coding sequence ATGACAACCTTATATTATGTCCTTCTCGCTATCAGCGTGCTTGCTTTAATTTTTGGTGCTATTTTAGGTTTAGCCTCAATCAAACTGAAAGTGCAAGCGGATCCTATCGTAGAAAAAATTGATGCACTGCTCCCACAAAGCCAATGCGGGCAATGTGGCTATCCCGGCTGTAAACCTTATGCTGAAGCAATTGCACAAGGTGATGTGATTACCAAATGTATTCCGGGTGGGCAGCCATTAGTGGTTAAAATTGCCGATTTATTAGGCGTGGACGTACCTGCAACAGAATTTGATGAAGAAGATAACGCCGCAAAAGTCGCACTGATTCACGAAGCGATGTGTATTGGCTGCACCAAATGTATTCAGGCCTGCCCCGTTGATGCCATTATTGGCACCAATAAAGCGATGCACACCGTCATTCCAGATCTTTGTACAGGTTGTGAACTCTGTGTTGCGCCTTGCCCGACAGATTGCATTTCAATGATAAAAATAGAACAAGACATTGATCATTGGGATTGGAAATTCGATCCCAGCTTAACCATTCCGGTGCTAAATATTACCGCAAACCGCAACTCAAAGAATCAGGGAGCGGAAAAATAA
- the rsxA gene encoding electron transport complex subunit RsxA, producing MTDYILLIISTALINNFVLVKFLGLCPFMGVSKKIETAIGMGLATMFVLTVASLCSYLIDRYLLTPFNGNFLRTLVFILVIAVVVQFTEMVIHKTSPTLYRLLGVFLPLITTNCAVLGVALLNVNLAHNLTQSVVYGFGASLGFSLVLVLFAALRERLAAADVPMPFRGASIALITAGLMSLAFMGFAGIVRM from the coding sequence ATGACTGACTATATTTTATTAATTATTAGCACCGCACTTATTAATAACTTTGTCCTAGTGAAATTCCTAGGGCTTTGTCCTTTTATGGGGGTATCGAAAAAAATCGAAACCGCCATTGGAATGGGGCTTGCTACAATGTTTGTACTCACCGTTGCCTCCCTTTGCTCTTATTTAATTGATCGCTACTTACTGACGCCATTTAATGGCAATTTTTTACGCACCTTAGTGTTTATTTTAGTGATTGCTGTGGTGGTGCAATTTACTGAAATGGTCATTCACAAAACAAGCCCAACCCTTTATCGCCTACTCGGTGTATTTTTGCCCCTTATCACCACCAACTGTGCGGTGTTAGGCGTGGCATTACTCAATGTCAATTTAGCCCATAATTTAACCCAATCCGTGGTTTACGGTTTTGGCGCTTCACTCGGTTTTTCCCTTGTGCTGGTGCTATTTGCCGCCTTGCGTGAACGCCTTGCCGCTGCAGATGTGCCAATGCCATTTCGCGGTGCATCTATCGCATTGATTACAGCAGGGCTAATGTCCCTTGCCTTTATGGGCTTTGCTGGCATAGTGAGAATGTAA
- a CDS encoding type II toxin-antitoxin system RelE/ParE family toxin: protein MSAKKLEITLPAIRQIDGILTNVSDYTGSVKSAEKLNSELQKVFHRIAFFPKIGKKRGDEMRDSFCRHYRIVYREYEDRVETKISPFIFLNFLPKTPQNSPL, encoded by the coding sequence ATGTCAGCTAAAAAGCTAGAGATTACTTTACCTGCTATCAGACAGATTGATGGAATTCTAACCAATGTATCAGACTATACTGGCTCTGTAAAAAGCGCAGAAAAATTAAATTCTGAGCTACAAAAAGTTTTCCACCGTATTGCATTTTTTCCCAAAATTGGCAAGAAAAGAGGTGATGAAATGAGGGATTCATTTTGCCGCCATTACCGCATTGTCTATCGTGAATATGAAGATCGTGTCGAAACGAAAATATCCCCTTTTATCTTCTTAAATTTTTTGCCAAAAACGCCGCAAAATTCTCCACTTTAA
- a CDS encoding TIGR01777 family oxidoreductase: MKILLTGGTGLIGSALIPQLLAKRHKICLLTRNIQPERFPNEVQQIDHLALLKNLNEFDAVINLAGEPIFNHRWTAKQKAKLFASRVNLTQNLTALINQSDCPPHTLISGSATGFYGDHQDHWIDETTPASTQFPAQLCQQWEAAARQANTRVCLLRTAMVLSPNGGALSKILPLYRLGLGGKLGSGKQYWAWISLQDMIAGILFLLENRQYEGVFNFASPQPITNQDFNQQLGNFLNRPHCANVPAFVLRWLLGDRSQLLLDSQRIRPTRLIDAGFEFKVENFAAFLAKNLRR, encoded by the coding sequence ATGAAGATTTTACTCACAGGCGGCACAGGGCTGATTGGTTCAGCCTTGATCCCGCAACTTCTCGCCAAACGACATAAAATTTGCCTTTTAACACGCAACATTCAGCCCGAACGGTTTCCAAATGAAGTGCAACAAATTGATCATCTTGCATTATTAAAAAATCTCAATGAATTTGATGCCGTCATTAATTTAGCCGGTGAACCTATTTTCAATCACCGCTGGACAGCCAAACAAAAAGCCAAACTTTTTGCAAGCCGAGTAAATTTAACGCAAAATTTAACCGCACTTATCAATCAAAGCGATTGTCCGCCTCACACCTTGATTTCAGGATCGGCGACGGGGTTCTATGGTGATCACCAAGATCATTGGATTGATGAAACAACCCCTGCTAGCACACAATTTCCCGCCCAGCTATGCCAACAATGGGAAGCCGCGGCAAGGCAAGCCAACACTCGCGTGTGTTTATTACGCACGGCAATGGTATTAAGTCCAAACGGCGGTGCATTAAGCAAAATATTACCGTTATATCGCCTAGGTTTAGGCGGAAAACTCGGTAGTGGCAAACAATATTGGGCTTGGATTAGCTTACAAGATATGATCGCGGGAATTTTATTTTTATTAGAAAATAGACAATATGAAGGCGTCTTCAACTTCGCTTCCCCACAACCGATCACCAATCAGGATTTCAACCAACAGCTCGGAAATTTCCTTAACCGCCCTCATTGCGCTAACGTGCCAGCATTTGTATTACGTTGGCTTTTAGGTGATCGCTCACAATTATTATTAGACAGCCAACGCATTCGCCCCACTCGCCTGATTGATGCGGGGTTTGAATTTAAAGTGGAGAATTTTGCGGCGTTTTTGGCAAAAAATTTAAGAAGATAA
- the argR gene encoding transcriptional regulator ArgR: MTTDKNDNLIATFKTLLEQERFGSQGEIVNALQQLGFNNINQSKVSRMLTKFGAVRTRNSRMEMVYCLPAELSVPTSSSPLKNLVLDIDHNDFLIVVKTSPGAAQLIARLLDSVGKADGILGTIAGDDTIFITPTSGTAILALMQRVQELFETSL; encoded by the coding sequence ATGACAACAGACAAAAATGATAATTTAATCGCGACATTTAAAACCTTGCTCGAACAAGAACGCTTCGGTTCACAAGGGGAAATTGTAAACGCCCTACAACAGCTCGGTTTTAATAATATTAATCAATCTAAAGTTTCTCGAATGCTCACCAAATTTGGGGCGGTTCGCACGCGTAACAGCCGAATGGAAATGGTGTACTGTTTACCCGCTGAATTAAGCGTGCCAACGTCAAGCAGCCCATTAAAAAACTTGGTATTAGACATCGATCATAACGATTTTTTGATCGTGGTGAAAACCAGCCCCGGCGCAGCACAGCTTATCGCTCGCTTATTAGATTCAGTGGGCAAAGCCGATGGCATTCTTGGCACGATTGCTGGAGATGATACTATTTTTATCACACCGACCTCAGGCACGGCGATTTTAGCGTTAATGCAACGAGTGCAAGAATTATTTGAAACGAGCCTATAA
- the mdh gene encoding malate dehydrogenase, translating to MKVAVLGAAGGIGQALALLLKLQLPAGSELSLYDIAPVTPGVAVDVSHIPTAVTVQGFSGEDPTPALQGADVVLISAGVARKPGMDRSDLFNINAGIVRNLVEKVAQACPKACIGIITNPVNTTVAIAAEVLKKAGVYDKRKLFGVTTLDVLRSETFVAALKGLDVSRTAVPVIGGHSGVTILPLLSQVPYAQWKEEEIAPLTKRIQNAGTEVVEAKAGGGSATLSMAQAAARFAHSLVKGLSGQTVVECSYVEGDGKYARFFAQPVRLGKEGVEEILPIGELSAFEQKALEDMLPTLRADIELGEKFVNG from the coding sequence ATGAAAGTTGCAGTTTTAGGTGCCGCAGGCGGAATTGGTCAAGCCTTAGCATTATTGCTAAAGTTACAGCTACCAGCTGGTTCAGAATTATCGCTTTATGATATTGCCCCTGTTACGCCCGGTGTAGCCGTGGATGTTAGCCATATCCCAACCGCGGTAACAGTGCAGGGGTTCTCAGGTGAAGATCCTACACCTGCGTTGCAAGGCGCAGATGTGGTGTTAATTTCTGCTGGGGTTGCGCGCAAGCCGGGTATGGATCGTTCAGATTTATTTAATATTAATGCGGGAATTGTGCGTAATTTGGTTGAAAAAGTTGCGCAAGCTTGCCCGAAAGCCTGTATTGGTATCATCACCAATCCAGTCAATACAACAGTAGCTATTGCGGCAGAAGTGTTGAAAAAAGCGGGTGTTTATGACAAACGTAAATTATTTGGTGTTACGACACTTGATGTTCTTCGTTCTGAAACTTTTGTGGCAGCGTTAAAAGGACTTGATGTATCTCGTACAGCTGTGCCAGTGATTGGTGGACATTCAGGGGTAACCATTTTACCGCTATTATCTCAAGTGCCGTATGCACAATGGAAAGAGGAAGAAATTGCGCCACTGACAAAACGTATCCAAAATGCCGGAACAGAAGTGGTGGAAGCAAAAGCGGGCGGCGGTTCTGCAACCCTTTCTATGGCACAAGCCGCTGCACGTTTTGCCCATTCTTTAGTAAAAGGTCTGAGCGGTCAAACTGTGGTGGAATGTAGTTATGTAGAGGGCGATGGTAAATACGCACGTTTCTTCGCTCAGCCAGTTCGTTTAGGTAAAGAAGGGGTTGAAGAAATTCTGCCAATTGGTGAATTAAGTGCTTTTGAACAAAAAGCATTAGAAGATATGCTACCAACATTACGTGCTGATATTGAATTAGGCGAGAAATTTGTTAATGGCTAA
- the gntR gene encoding gluconate operon transcriptional repressor GntR: MNRRKRPTLQMIADHLGLTKMTISRYLRQPDSVALETQQKIAAAIEQFGYIPNRAPDILSNAKSLAIGVLLPSLTNQVFAEVLKGIELITDKTGYQTMVAHYGYSEKKEEQRIESLLSYNVDGLILSENHHSPRTLKMLEVANIPVIEIMDSSEMGIQQVVGFDNVAAAQSMVETMIHYGHNKIVYFTARMDKRTQLKMQGYENAMKKHGLTPHSLITSEPSSFTLGAHLLRQALSEYPDTNGIFCTNDDLAIGAIFECQRLGIKIPQEMAIAGFHGHDVGQSMTPQLATVITPRLEIGKIAAQELLNRLKGLPVQSHIINLGYEIHLGQSVK, encoded by the coding sequence ATGAATAGACGAAAACGCCCTACATTACAAATGATTGCCGATCATCTTGGTTTAACGAAAATGACGATTAGCCGTTATTTACGTCAGCCCGATTCTGTTGCACTAGAAACCCAGCAAAAAATTGCTGCAGCAATTGAGCAATTTGGCTATATCCCTAATCGTGCGCCAGATATTTTATCTAATGCGAAAAGCCTTGCCATTGGTGTATTACTCCCCTCACTTACAAACCAAGTATTTGCTGAAGTGCTAAAAGGCATTGAGCTAATTACAGACAAAACGGGCTATCAAACAATGGTCGCACACTACGGATATAGCGAAAAAAAAGAGGAACAACGTATTGAAAGCCTACTTTCTTATAATGTGGACGGCTTGATTTTATCGGAAAATCATCATAGCCCCCGAACCCTAAAAATGTTGGAAGTCGCCAATATTCCTGTGATTGAAATTATGGATAGCAGCGAAATGGGTATTCAACAAGTGGTAGGCTTTGATAATGTGGCGGCTGCGCAATCTATGGTAGAAACGATGATCCATTATGGTCATAACAAAATCGTATATTTTACCGCTCGAATGGATAAACGCACCCAATTAAAAATGCAAGGCTATGAAAATGCAATGAAAAAGCACGGTCTCACACCACATAGTTTAATTACCTCTGAACCCTCTTCTTTCACCTTAGGCGCACATTTACTTCGCCAAGCCTTGAGTGAATATCCTGACACTAACGGGATTTTTTGTACCAATGATGATTTAGCCATAGGGGCTATCTTTGAATGCCAACGATTAGGGATTAAAATCCCACAGGAAATGGCGATTGCTGGCTTTCACGGCCACGATGTCGGACAATCAATGACACCCCAGCTCGCAACCGTGATTACGCCAAGGTTAGAAATTGGCAAGATCGCCGCACAAGAATTACTAAACCGTTTAAAAGGACTCCCTGTGCAAAGCCATATTATTAATTTGGGTTATGAAATTCATTTGGGGCAAAGTGTGAAATAA
- the selD gene encoding selenide, water dikinase SelD encodes MAETIRLTQYSHGAGCGCKISPKVLETILHSEMEKFVDPNLLVGNETKDDAAVYDIGNGLGIISTTDFFMPIVDDPFDFGRIAATNAISDIYAMGGKPIMAIAILGFPIKLLPPSVAKRIVEGGRFACQQAGIALAGGHSIDSPEPIFGLAVTGVISTDKVKKNASAQAGCKLYLTKPLGIGVLTTAEKKGKLKPEHKGLASATMCQMNKIGSQFAELEAITAMTDVTGFGLLGHLSEICEGSQLKAKVYFDKIHTLDGVIRYIEKGCVPGGTGRNFESYGHKISPMNEQQKAVLCDPQTSGGLLIAVKPDAVAQVMALAQQEGIELFEVGELTDQEQQFLIEVV; translated from the coding sequence GTGGCAGAAACCATTCGTTTAACACAATACAGTCACGGCGCAGGGTGCGGTTGTAAAATTTCACCAAAAGTCTTAGAAACCATTTTACATTCGGAAATGGAAAAGTTTGTTGATCCAAATTTATTGGTTGGCAATGAAACCAAAGATGATGCTGCTGTTTATGATATTGGTAATGGATTAGGCATTATTAGTACAACGGATTTCTTTATGCCGATAGTCGATGATCCTTTTGATTTTGGGCGTATTGCGGCGACTAATGCCATTAGTGATATTTATGCGATGGGAGGCAAACCGATAATGGCAATTGCTATTTTAGGTTTCCCAATTAAATTGTTACCACCGAGTGTGGCAAAACGGATTGTTGAAGGTGGACGCTTTGCTTGCCAACAAGCCGGTATCGCGCTGGCTGGTGGGCATTCTATTGATTCACCAGAACCCATTTTCGGCTTAGCCGTAACGGGAGTGATTTCTACGGACAAAGTGAAAAAGAATGCTTCCGCACAAGCAGGCTGTAAACTTTATTTGACTAAACCATTAGGCATTGGGGTTTTAACCACAGCAGAGAAAAAAGGTAAGCTCAAGCCAGAACATAAAGGGCTTGCCAGTGCAACAATGTGCCAAATGAATAAAATCGGTAGTCAATTTGCCGAATTGGAGGCAATCACCGCGATGACGGATGTAACCGGTTTTGGTTTGCTTGGGCATTTAAGTGAGATTTGTGAAGGTTCACAGCTCAAGGCTAAAGTGTATTTTGATAAAATTCATACCTTAGATGGCGTGATTCGTTATATTGAAAAAGGTTGTGTGCCGGGTGGAACAGGGCGAAATTTTGAGAGTTACGGACATAAAATTTCACCAATGAATGAGCAACAAAAAGCGGTGTTGTGTGATCCGCAAACTTCAGGTGGGTTGTTGATTGCTGTGAAGCCAGATGCAGTGGCGCAAGTAATGGCATTGGCGCAGCAAGAGGGGATTGAATTATTTGAAGTGGGAGAACTCACTGATCAAGAACAGCAGTTTTTGATTGAAGTTGTGTAG
- a CDS encoding leucyl aminopeptidase — MKYTVKNTALSAVTGNVIVAVFEEGKLSPAAQTLDQLSQGAISQLIRVGDMKGKLGEVVTLRLSNTNLERIFIVGCGKQEELSVRQYKQVIKSAIQAVKATNAEQVHNFLTEVQINERDLYWNVRFAVEGIAESFYQFYQFKSQKSDKRSVLQEVVFAVEPVQLTEAEKAIQQGQAIALGVALAKDVANCPPNVCNPAYLAEQAKKLSEKSPHIRTTVLGEKEMAELGMNAYLAVSQGSKNEAQLSIIEYRNHPNPQAKPIVLVGKGLTFDAGGISLKPADSMDEMKYDMGGAASVYGVMNALAELALPLNVIGVLAGCENLPDGNAYRPGDILTTMSGLTVEVLNTDAEGRLVLCDTLTYVERFEPELVIDVATLTGACVVALGQHNSGLMSPNDHLAEQLLNAAQQSADKAWRLPLSEEYQEQLKSPFADLANIGGRWGGAITAGEFLSNFTKKYTWAHLDIAGTAWLQGANKGATGRPVNLLTQFLLDQVK, encoded by the coding sequence ATGAAATATACTGTAAAAAACACCGCACTTTCTGCGGTAACAGGTAATGTTATCGTTGCTGTGTTTGAAGAAGGAAAACTTTCTCCCGCAGCACAAACACTTGATCAATTAAGCCAAGGCGCTATTAGCCAACTTATTCGTGTAGGTGATATGAAAGGCAAACTCGGTGAAGTGGTTACCTTGCGTTTATCTAATACAAATCTCGAACGCATTTTTATAGTGGGTTGTGGCAAACAAGAAGAACTTAGCGTTCGTCAATATAAACAAGTCATCAAAAGTGCTATTCAAGCAGTAAAGGCTACCAATGCGGAACAAGTGCATAACTTTTTAACGGAAGTGCAAATCAACGAACGTGATCTTTATTGGAATGTGAGATTTGCGGTAGAAGGCATTGCTGAAAGTTTTTATCAATTTTATCAATTTAAAAGCCAAAAATCTGATAAACGTTCCGTCTTGCAGGAAGTGGTGTTTGCGGTTGAACCCGTACAGCTTACAGAGGCTGAAAAAGCCATTCAGCAAGGTCAAGCCATTGCATTAGGTGTTGCCTTAGCAAAAGATGTGGCAAATTGCCCACCCAATGTGTGTAATCCAGCCTATTTAGCCGAGCAAGCCAAAAAACTCAGCGAAAAATCACCGCACATTCGCACCACCGTACTGGGTGAAAAAGAAATGGCAGAGCTTGGAATGAATGCCTATCTTGCGGTATCTCAAGGCAGTAAGAATGAAGCTCAACTTTCCATTATTGAGTATCGCAATCACCCTAATCCACAAGCCAAACCAATTGTTTTAGTGGGTAAAGGTTTAACCTTTGATGCAGGTGGTATTTCCTTAAAACCTGCCGACAGTATGGACGAAATGAAATACGATATGGGAGGTGCGGCGTCTGTTTATGGCGTGATGAACGCATTAGCAGAATTAGCATTGCCATTAAATGTGATTGGTGTCTTAGCTGGCTGTGAAAATTTACCCGACGGCAATGCTTATCGCCCCGGCGATATTTTAACTACAATGAGTGGTTTAACCGTTGAAGTGCTGAATACCGATGCAGAAGGACGTTTAGTGCTGTGCGATACGCTCACTTATGTAGAACGTTTTGAGCCTGAGTTAGTGATTGATGTTGCTACCCTCACTGGGGCTTGTGTGGTGGCACTTGGTCAGCACAACAGCGGTTTAATGTCGCCAAATGATCATCTCGCAGAACAGCTATTAAATGCCGCACAACAAAGTGCCGATAAAGCTTGGCGTTTACCCTTAAGTGAAGAATATCAAGAACAACTTAAATCTCCATTTGCTGATCTTGCCAACATTGGTGGGCGTTGGGGCGGTGCGATTACCGCAGGTGAATTTTTATCTAATTTCACAAAAAAATATACGTGGGCGCACTTAGATATTGCTGGCACAGCGTGGTTACAAGGCGCAAACAAAGGGGCGACAGGTCGTCCTGTAAACTTGCTGACCCAATTTTTACTGGATCAAGTAAAATAA